From one Xiphophorus hellerii strain 12219 chromosome 18, Xiphophorus_hellerii-4.1, whole genome shotgun sequence genomic stretch:
- the picalmb gene encoding phosphatidylinositol binding clathrin assembly protein b isoform X9, translated as MSGQSITDRITAAQHSVTGSAVSKTVCKATTHEIMGPKKKHLDYLIHCTNEMNVNIPQLADSLFERTTNTSWVVVFKSLITTHHLMVYGNERFIQYLASRNTLFNLSNFLDKSGLQGYDMSTFIRRYSRYLNEKAVSYRQVAFDFTKVKRGVDGVMRTMNTEKLLKTIPIIQNQMDALLDFNVNANELTNGVINAAFMLLFKDSIRLFAAYNEGIINLLEKYFDMKKTQCKEGLDIYKKFLTRMTRISEFLKVAEQVGIDRGDIPDLSQAPSSLLEALEQHLASLEGKKVKDSTAASRASTLSNAVSSLASTGMSFTKVDEREKQAALEEEQARLKALKEQRLKELSKRPSFSTTDTSPISTTGGTISTAPTIDLFSTPSCSNGAVKMESDLFDLQQSFQSSMQSASTGLPVATAWAGYSTPQAPPQPPAVGLQVDFESVFGNKAAAGGSLNSDDLAGGILKPTLAGSNQPSNQQPEKLVSDDLDSSLANLVGNLGIGNGTMKK; from the exons ATGTCGGGACAGAGCATTACGGACAGGATAACGGCAGCCCAGCACAGTGTAACGGGATCCGCGGTGTCGAAAACAGTATGCAAGGCCACCACGCACGAAATTATGGGcccaaagaagaaacatttggaTT ATTTGATCCACTGCACCAACGAGATGAACGTGAACATTCCCCAACTGGCCGACTCTTTATTCGAGAGGACCACCAACACCAGCTGGGTGGTGGTGTTCAAGTCGCTCATCACCACACACCACCTCATGGTGTACGGCAACGAG CGTTTTATCCAGTACTTGGCTTCAAGGAATACACTTTTCAACCTCAGCAATTTTTTGGACAAAAGCGGCCTACAAG GCTACGACATGTCTACGTTCATCAGAAGGTATAGTCGGTACCTGAACGAAAAAGCCGTCTCCTACAGACAGGTCGCCTTCGACTTCACAAAAGTTAAACGAGG AGTCGACGGTGTAATGAGGACTATGAACACAGAGAAGCTGCTCAAGACTATACCCATTATTCAGAACCAGATGGACGCCCTCCTCGACTTTAAC GTCAATGCCAACGAGCTGACTAATGGAGTCATCAATGCAGCCTTCATGCTCCTCTTCAAAGACTCCATCAGGCTCTTTGCTGCTTACAACGAAGGCATCATCAACCTGCTCG AAAAGTACTTTGACATGAAGAAGACTCAGTGTAAAGAAGGCCTGGACATTTACAAAAAGTTCCTCACGCGCATGACCCGGATATCGGAGTTCCTCAAAGTAGCCGAG CAGGTGGGAATTGATCGAGGCGATATCCCAGACCTCTCACAG GCTCCCAGCAGCCTCCTGGAAGCTCTGGAGCAACATTTGGCCTCTTTAGAAGGGAAGAAGGTCAAAGACTCCACTGCAGCCAGCAG GGCCAGCACTCTATCAAACGCAGTGTCATCATTGGCTAGCACAGGGATGTCTTTCACTAAGGTGGATGAGCGGGAGAAGCAGGCAGCTCTAGAGGAGGAACAGGCCCGACTCAAAGCTCTCAAG gagCAAAGGCTCAAAGAGCTCTCGAAGAGGCCATCTTTTTCCACCACTGATACATCGCCGATCTCCACCACTGGGGGCACCATCAGCACAGCACCAACCATCGACCTCTTCTCCACACCCAGCTGCTCAAACGG TGCGGTCAAGATGGAGAGCGACCTTTTTGACCTGCAGCAGAGCTTCCAGTCCTCCATGCAGTCGGCCTCCACAGGCCTCCCAGTGGCCACGGCGTGGGCAG GATACTCAACGCCTCAAGCCCCTCCACAACCGCCAGCAGTGGGCCTGCAGGTGGACTTTGAGTCGGTTTTTGGAAACAAAGCCGCCGCCGGCGGGAGCCTCAACTCTGACG ATCTTGCCGGAGGCATCCTGAAGCCGACTCTCGCCGGCTCCAACCAGCCGTCCAATCAGCAGCCCGAGAAGCTGGTGTCAGACGACCTTGACTCTTCCCTGGCCAACCTTGTCGGCA ATCTGGGCATCGGAAACGGAACGATGAAGAAGTAA
- the picalmb gene encoding phosphatidylinositol binding clathrin assembly protein b isoform X3, with amino-acid sequence MSGQSITDRITAAQHSVTGSAVSKTVCKATTHEIMGPKKKHLDYLIHCTNEMNVNIPQLADSLFERTTNTSWVVVFKSLITTHHLMVYGNERFIQYLASRNTLFNLSNFLDKSGLQGYDMSTFIRRYSRYLNEKAVSYRQVAFDFTKVKRGVDGVMRTMNTEKLLKTIPIIQNQMDALLDFNVNANELTNGVINAAFMLLFKDSIRLFAAYNEGIINLLEKYFDMKKTQCKEGLDIYKKFLTRMTRISEFLKVAEQVGIDRGDIPDLSQFTVCAPSSLLEALEQHLASLEGKKVKDSTAASRASTLSNAVSSLASTGMSFTKVDEREKQAALEEEQARLKALKEQRLKELSKRPSFSTTDTSPISTTGGTISTAPTIDLFSTPSCSNGAVKMESDLFDLQQSFQSSMQSASTGLPVATAWADPFTSTEAGDDSMPNLNPFLSKLVVDATHLPVVSSDGVSFSSRTSGHEMFGDSFCGPVSVAQHLPHQAPFPTEPSTVAGLFRGYSTPQAPPQPPAVGLQVDFESVFGNKAAAGGSLNSDDLAGGILKPTLAGSNQPSNQQPEKLVSDDLDSSLANLVGNLGIGNGTMKNDMHWSQPGEKRMTGGTNWQPKAAPTTTWNPVSMPPSVMAFPATTPTSMMGYSMPPQMGSMGIMNPPTMMYTQPVMRPPNPFGSVSSAQPSAASSPSSQSPLRAPGQDPFAHLSLKDFL; translated from the exons ATGTCGGGACAGAGCATTACGGACAGGATAACGGCAGCCCAGCACAGTGTAACGGGATCCGCGGTGTCGAAAACAGTATGCAAGGCCACCACGCACGAAATTATGGGcccaaagaagaaacatttggaTT ATTTGATCCACTGCACCAACGAGATGAACGTGAACATTCCCCAACTGGCCGACTCTTTATTCGAGAGGACCACCAACACCAGCTGGGTGGTGGTGTTCAAGTCGCTCATCACCACACACCACCTCATGGTGTACGGCAACGAG CGTTTTATCCAGTACTTGGCTTCAAGGAATACACTTTTCAACCTCAGCAATTTTTTGGACAAAAGCGGCCTACAAG GCTACGACATGTCTACGTTCATCAGAAGGTATAGTCGGTACCTGAACGAAAAAGCCGTCTCCTACAGACAGGTCGCCTTCGACTTCACAAAAGTTAAACGAGG AGTCGACGGTGTAATGAGGACTATGAACACAGAGAAGCTGCTCAAGACTATACCCATTATTCAGAACCAGATGGACGCCCTCCTCGACTTTAAC GTCAATGCCAACGAGCTGACTAATGGAGTCATCAATGCAGCCTTCATGCTCCTCTTCAAAGACTCCATCAGGCTCTTTGCTGCTTACAACGAAGGCATCATCAACCTGCTCG AAAAGTACTTTGACATGAAGAAGACTCAGTGTAAAGAAGGCCTGGACATTTACAAAAAGTTCCTCACGCGCATGACCCGGATATCGGAGTTCCTCAAAGTAGCCGAG CAGGTGGGAATTGATCGAGGCGATATCCCAGACCTCTCACAG TTCACGGTTTGT GCTCCCAGCAGCCTCCTGGAAGCTCTGGAGCAACATTTGGCCTCTTTAGAAGGGAAGAAGGTCAAAGACTCCACTGCAGCCAGCAG GGCCAGCACTCTATCAAACGCAGTGTCATCATTGGCTAGCACAGGGATGTCTTTCACTAAGGTGGATGAGCGGGAGAAGCAGGCAGCTCTAGAGGAGGAACAGGCCCGACTCAAAGCTCTCAAG gagCAAAGGCTCAAAGAGCTCTCGAAGAGGCCATCTTTTTCCACCACTGATACATCGCCGATCTCCACCACTGGGGGCACCATCAGCACAGCACCAACCATCGACCTCTTCTCCACACCCAGCTGCTCAAACGG TGCGGTCAAGATGGAGAGCGACCTTTTTGACCTGCAGCAGAGCTTCCAGTCCTCCATGCAGTCGGCCTCCACAGGCCTCCCAGTGGCCACGGCGTGGGCAG ATCCTTTCACCTCTACTGAAGCTGGAGATGATTCCATGCCAAACCTTAACCCTTTCCTGTCAAAACTCGTTGTCGATGCCACTCACTTACCTGTCGTGTCTTCAGACGGTGTTAGCTTTTCCTCTAGGACATCCGGTCATGAAATGTTTGGTG ACTCCTTCTGTGGTCCGGTGTCCGTTGCTCAACACCTCCCACACCAGGCTCCCTTCCCCACTGAGCCCTCTACTGTAGCAGGTCTATTCAGAG GATACTCAACGCCTCAAGCCCCTCCACAACCGCCAGCAGTGGGCCTGCAGGTGGACTTTGAGTCGGTTTTTGGAAACAAAGCCGCCGCCGGCGGGAGCCTCAACTCTGACG ATCTTGCCGGAGGCATCCTGAAGCCGACTCTCGCCGGCTCCAACCAGCCGTCCAATCAGCAGCCCGAGAAGCTGGTGTCAGACGACCTTGACTCTTCCCTGGCCAACCTTGTCGGCA ATCTGGGCATCGGAAACGGAACGATGAAGAA TGACATGCACTGGAGCCAGCCGGGGGAGAAGAGGATGACCGGCGGCACCAACTGGCAACCCAAGGCTGCGCCCACCACGACCTGGAACCCTGTCTCCATG CCGCCGTCAGTCATGGCCTTCCCCGCCACCACTCCCACGAGCATGATGGGATACAGCATG